Genomic DNA from Vibrio tubiashii ATCC 19109:
GTTAGATGTCGCTTTCTCGCGGCGGATGTGCTGTTCACGAGTCTGCATTGCCATACGCAGTGCTTGGTTACCGTTAGTATCGATAGAGACACCGATAACACGACCAGGCATAGTGCGCTTGTGTTTATCACGTGTTGCCATGAATGCAGCGTGTGGACCGCCGTAACCCATAGGAACACCAAAGCGCTGAGCTGAGCCGATAACTACGTCCGCGCCCATTTCACCAGCAGGTTTCAGTAGCGCAGATGCAAGAAGATCAGTTGCTACAGTAACCAGTGTTTTGTTTGCTTGCGCTTTTGCAATGATATCCGTTAAGTCGCGAACTTCACCTGTTGTACCCGGGTACTGAACAAGTGCACCAAACACGTCTTGCTCTGGCAGAGATTCTAGTGAGCCTACTTGAACATCAAAGCCGATGTATTTAGCACGAGTTTTTACAACTTCTAGCGTTTGAGGGTGAACATCGTCTGCTACAAAGAAGACTTTACTCTTGCTCTTACCAGCACGCTTACATAGCGTCATCGCTTCGCCAGCCGCCGTTGCTTCGTCAAGAAGTGATGCGTTAGCAATGTCCATTGCTGTTAGGTCCATCACCATCTGTTGGAAGTTAAGTAGCGCTTCTAGACGACCTTGAGAAATTTCTGGTTGGTAAGGCGTGTATGCTGTGTACCAACCTGGGTTTTCAAGTACGTTACGTAAGATAACGTTTGGCGTGAAGGTGTTGTAGTAACCTTGACCGATGAAAGTACGCTTAATTTGGTTTTGGTCGGCAAACTCACGCATCGCAACCAACATGTCTGCTTCGCTTTTTGCTTCCGCAAGAGTCATTGGTTTTTCTAGGCGAATTTGCGCTGGAACGGTTTCTTCAATCAACGCATCTAGGTTTGCTACGTTGATTGCTTCCAACATTTTCTGTTGGTCTGATTTGTTTGGGCCGTTGTGGCGAGCAACGAACTCGTTTTGTGTGCTGAGGCTTTGAAGTAATTCAGTCATTGTCCTTTACCTACTCCGTAGTCCGGGTAATGGATATCATTACTGATATATCTAATTATACGTCCGAACTTAGAAAAAAAGCTGCCACCCAAGTCGGGGGCAGCTTTCTGCATCTTCCTAATTACTCGTCTTCGATTGAGTTTAGGTACTCTTCTGCGTCTTTAAGGTTGTCTAGTTCAGATGCGTCAGACATCTTCACTTTAACAATCCAGCCGCCTTCAAAAGGTTCTTCGTTAATAAGCTCTGGGCTATCTTCTAGTTCTTCGTTGATCTCTACGATTTCACCAGTGATTGGCGCGTAGATGTCTGAAGCTGCTTTTACAGATTCAACCAGAGAGAAGCTATCGCCTGCTTCGATTTCATCTTCTACTTCAGGTAGGTCAACGAATACTACGTCACCTAGCATTTCTTGAGCGTGCTCTGAAATACCGATAGTTACTGTGCCGTCACCGTTGTCACGTACCCACTCGTGGCTATCTGCAAACTTCAGTGTTTTGTCCATTGCTTAATCTCCAAAAAATAACTTTGATTAATTTGTTTATTGGTAAAGTGGGAAGCGAGCACACAGTGTTTTCACTTCTTTGCGAACGCGTTGTTCTACTTCTGCGTTACCTTCAGGGTTGTCTACTAGCCCATCTAGTACGTCGCCAATCCAATTACCGATGAGTTTGAATTCTTCAGCGCCAAAGCCGCGGCTTGTACCCGCAGGCGTACCCAAACGGATGCCCGATGTAATCATAGGCTTCTCTGAATCGAATGGGATGCCATTTTTGTTACATGTGATCCCTGCACGTTCTAATGCTTCTTCAGCTTTGTTACCTTTCAAGCCCTTAGGACGAAGGTCAACCAACATTAGGTGCGTATCTGTTCCGCCAGTCACAATGTCACAACCGCGAGTTTGCAACACTTCAGCAAGAACTTTTGCGTTATTGATCACTGAATCGATATAAGTTGAAAATTCAGGACCTAATGCCTCACCGAATGCAACCGCTTTTGCAGCGATAACGTGCATTAGAGGGCCACCTTGAAGGCCAGGGAACACTGCTGAGTTGATTTTCTTGATGATGTCTTCGTGGTTAGTCAGAATCATACCGCCACGAGGGCCACGTAGTGTTTTGTGCGTTGTTGTCGTAACAACATGCGCATGTGGAATTGGGCTAGGGTGTGCACCTGTCGCGATTAGGCCAGCAATGTGCGCCATATCAACCATTAGGATGGCATTAACTTCATCCGCGATTTCACGGAACTTAGCGAAATCGATAGTGCGAGGAATGGCACTACCACCTGCGATGATCATTTTTGGCTTATGCTCAACAGCAAGCGCGCGAACATCTTCGTAGTTGATTTCTAGAGTTTCACGGTCAACGCCGTATTGAACTGCATTGAACCATTTACCTGATAGTGCAGGGCGCGCACCGTGAGTAAGGTGACCACCCGCATCAAGAGACATACCTAAGATGGTATCACCAGGTTGAAGTAGAGCCAGTTTCACAGCGCCATTCGCTTGCGCGCCTGAGTGTGGCTGAACGTTTACATATTCACATTTAAACAGTTGCTTAGCGCGTTCGATTGCAATCGCTTCTACTGTATCGACGTGTTCACAGCCACCGTAATAGCGACGGCCAGGGTAGCCTTCTGCGTACTTGTTGGTTAGGCAAGTGCCTTGAGCTTGCATTACCGCTTTAGAAACAATGTTTTCAGAGGCGATAAGTTCAATTTGTTCGTTTTGACGTGTGAATTCCGCTTGGATTCCAGCGAAGACAGCGTCGTCAGTAGCAGCAAGGTTAGTAGAGAAAAAATTCTCTAGGCTGTGATTTTGAAACGGTTTGTTCATGGTAGATGACCTTCCATTCATGCCAACGAGATTCTTATGTCGTTCATTATTCTCGTTAGTTCTACTTCTATTACTACTCTTAACAAGGTAAGAGCAGGGTGAATTTCCAACCCCAAACGGTGGGGAAAACCGAAACTGAGCGTTAAAACAGTTAAGCACTGAGCTCGGAAATAACATCTCTACAACTAACAAGTTGGTAACATAGCGGTTGTAGCAAGAACAATCAACCAAAAATTTCCTATTGGAAACAAGGTTTCTAATTTTGTTAACAAGAGCACGGTTTATTTCTTGTTCGACGCTTTCTTCCACTATCTGCTTCGTGCACAATGAAAATGAAACAGGAAGTCGCAGTAATAAGTAGAGGGAAGCATGCCCGAAGATATCTATGATGAGTATCCATCTTTGACTCTTGCGAAAGAGTCATTGGACGAGAATATTGAGCCATTAAAGCTTGGCCAGAGAATTAAAGACATTCGTAGCAAGCTTGGGATAACGTTAGAAGAGGCCAGTCAGCGCACCGGATTAGCGCGTTCTACGTTAAGTAAAATAGAGAACGAGCAGATTTCGCCGACCTTCCAAGCAATGCAAAAATTAGCGTTGGGCTTACAGATAGATATGCCGCAACTCTTTGAGCCACCTAGAAAAAAGGTGGCGACAGGTCGTCGAGATATTACTAAGTCGAATCAAGGCAAACCCCATCCGACCCCGACTTACGAGCATGAACTTTTGGCGACACAACTATCTAATAAAAAGATGATGCCCTTTAAGAGCCAGGTTCACGCGCGCAACTTTGAAGAGTATGGAGATTGGGTCAGACATGACGGAGAAGAGTTCCTTCTTATCTTATCTGGTTCAGTGATGTTTTACTCTGAATTCTACGAACCCGTAGAGATGAATGAAGGCGATAGTGTTTATTATGATGCAAATATGGGTCATATGTTGATATCGACCAGTGAACAAGATGCACACATTCTTTGGGTCACTGCGAAATAATGTAGATTTAATGTGAATTTCCTATAGTGAATGCAACCGTTTGCTTTCATTTTGTTAGAGTATGATTTAGCGCCATTTTGGATGGTTTATATCCGAAATGGCGTTTTTGTTTTTTCTTTTTGTTGTGAATATGATGTTAAATGTCACATTTTGAATGTTCATCGTTAGGTTAAGAGTGCAAAAAATCCTCACTCATGTTTATTATTGGAAACAAGGTTTCCTCGAACGGAAAACGAACCTGATTAAATGGAGACAACAATGACTCAAGAACTACTTAAAACCCCTCTACACGCACTGCACGTTGAAGCTGGTGCGAAGATGGTTCCTTTCGCTGGCTACGATATGCCTGTTCAATACAAGCTTGGTGTTAAGAAAGAGCATTTACATACGCGTGATGCAGCGGGTCTGTTCGATGTTTCGCACATGGGGCAACTGCGCTTACACGGTGAGGGCGCGGCAGCATTCCTTGAGTCATTAGTTCCTGTCGACATTGTTGATTTGCCACAAGGCAACCAGCGCTATGCTTTCTTTACCAATGAGCAAGGCGGCATCATGGATGACTTAATGGTGGCTAATCTAGGCGACCATCTATTTGTTGTTGTCAATGCAGCATGTAAAGAGCAAGACATCAATCATCTAGAAGCGCATTTACCATCAGGTGTTGAGCTAGAGATTATTGATGATCGCGCACTTCTAGCACTGCAAGGCCCTAAAGCGGTAGATGTGCTTAAGCGTTTCAATGCCGAAGTTGCTGACATGCTGTTTATGGATGTGAAGAAGCTTGAGATCTTGGGTGTTGAATGCATCGTTAGCCGCAGTGGTTACACGGGTGAAGATGGCTATGAAATCTCAGTTCCAAATTCACATGCGCAAGAGTTGGCACAAAAGCTAACTGGCGAAGAAGAAGTTGAATGGATTGGTCTAGGCGCACGTGATTCGCTTCGTCTAGAGTGTGGCCTGTGCTTATACGGACACGATCTTGATACAACGACGACACCTGTAGAAGCAAGCCTACTTTGGGGTATTCAGAAGATCCGCCGAGCAGGTGGTGAGCGTGAAGGTGGCTTCCCTGGTGCCGACATCATCCTTAAGCAGATTGAAACTAAAGATGTTTCACGTAAGCGTGTTGGCTTAGTTGGGCAAACTAAAGCGCCAGTGCGCGAAGGTGCTGAGCTGTTTGACGCTGAAGACAACAAAGTCGGTGTAGTAACCAGTGGTACAGCAGGTCCTAACGCAGGTAAGCCAGTATCAATGGCGTACGTACGTGCTGACCTTGCTGCGATTGGTACAGAATTGTTTGCTGATGTGCGCGGTAAGAAACTACCGATGACAATTGAAAAAATGCCATTTGTGCCACAGCGTTATTACCGCGGCTAATTATTGTATGACATCATACACTTCGTGTGTTAAAACCTCTCTTAGGAGAGGTTTTTTATGCGTATAATTCTGCACAATTAAATGGATTTGATGAATGGAAATGATTATGAGAAAGATTTCAGTGGTGCTTTCTTGCCTTTGGGCGGCTGGTGCTTATAGTGCAGATATAAGCCCATATATAGTTAATGGCTCTAATATTAGTGCTACCACGCACCCGTCATTTGTAAGTTTGTTCTACGATAGGATTGATTATGACGGCCGTTATGGTTCTGGGCCTTATTGTGGTGGCACTCTGTTGAACAGCCAACACGTGCTGACAGCGGCTCACTGTATATACAGCTCGACGGGGTATCAATTGTTTACTTCGGTTGTTCCACAACTGCAGAATGAAACGGATTTCCCCAATTCAGTACTGCAACGAGTGATGGTTAGCGAGATTTATTTCCCAAGCAGTTACAACCACAGCACGCTGGCTAATGATATTGCGATATTAAAGTTGGCCTCTCCAATCACTGCGGTCTCTAGCTACGCGACCCTAGCTGTACCTGCTAATGAGAGCAACTATAGGCAAACGTCTCCGACTCAAGTGTTTTATGCGGTAGGGCATGGCAATACTCAAACCAATGTAGACGCTAGTACCAATTTACAAAGGACTCAGCTTCAGTATGTTCCTAACGCCAATTGCAATGTCTATACAAATGCAAATACAAGCGCAAATCTGTGTATGACAGGTGCTGCAACCGTCGTATACGATAATGCGACTTGTCAAGGGGACTCTGGTGGACCTTTGTACTGGGATGACTCAGGTAGTTTTATCCAAGTCGGAGTGACTAGCTTTGGTCCTCAAACCTGTGGTGATCCAACGATTACAGCGAATTCTGTCTTTACCGAGGTGTCAGATCATCAGGCTTGGATAAACTCTGTACTGTCTGGTGGTGAAACACCAAAAGTTCAAGCTACCGAAGCGTCAAGGAATTCGTTTCTTAACCCAAGTTCAGGTGGAGGCGGCTCTCTAGGTCTCGCCTTTCTAACTCTATTAGGTTTCGTTGGCTGGAGACGCAGTAAATAACTCTCCAATGATCTGACGCACTTTCTACATCGTAATCTAAACTTAAAGGGTGATTACGATGTAGGAAGAAAGCATGAAAGCGTCAATTCGTTTAGTTTGCCTACTTTTGCTCACCAAGTTGAGCTATGCCGTTGAAGTTACTCCCTATATCGTTAACGGTAGTGATGTTAATATTGTCAATTACCCTTCCTTCGCCAGTCTTTTCTTTCGCAACGGTAACTTATATAGCTCGTCATCTTACTGCGGCGCAACGATGATTAATTCGCAGTTCGTGCTTACTGCTGCCCACTGTATCTACGATGATGACAATTTGATGCTGTATACCGTTGTCGCTCCTCAACTGGATGATGAAAGTAACTTTCTCTCGAATCAGCAGGCCAAAGCTTTAGAGTTTTACTACCCGGATACATATATTGATTCATCTGCGGAGCTTTGGCCTGATGACATTGCCATTATCAAGTTAGAAACGCCGCTGGCAGTTTCCAATTATACCTCTCTTATAAACACGACGATTAACAATACGTTTTCAGTCAGTGATACCTTTAAAGCGATAGGACATGGACTGATTGAAGGAAATGTATCGGGCGGAACGAACCTTTTGGAAACGACTCTTACTTATGTCACGACATCGGATTGTCAAGTTGAATACGGTAGCAAGCTTACCTCAAGCCATCTTTGTTTCAGTGGACCAATCAGCGGCGGTTATCGCAACTCAACTTGTAACGGGGATTCTGGCGGGCCTGTCTATTGGTATAATGGATCTCAGTACATTCAAATTGGCATAACGAGTTTCGGACCAAGTACGTGTGGCGATACTAGCCGAAATGTGACCTCAGTTTTTACCGATGTACATGATTACCAAGCTTGGATATCTCGCGTTATCAATGGTCTTGAAACCCCGAAAGTTTATGTCGCAACCGTTAATGGTGTGCGCACATTAGTGAAAGGGGCGTCATCACCACCAGTGACAACAACGAGTGGAGACAGTGGTGGCGGGAGTACAAATCTGCTAATACTTCTCTATCTTCTGCTAGTACTTTTAGTCCGTTTCCGGTCGATATTCACGATGCGCATATTCAATTTGTGCGCTTCTCATAAATGAGAATATTTGGCTAATTTTATGAAATTTAACGATATTTCCTGCATCATTTGCTGCTGTTTATGATTTGTTAGGTTGACTATTTGCCACTAAACGATAGTTTTAACTTATCGATAAATCGAGCAGGAATTACCATGATGAATAATGATATTTATAAAATTACTCTTGTTTCTGATGTCACTATGCAATCGAAACTGCTGAAAGATTCTTTGGAAAAAGGGCTGGATCTCCAAGTAACCATGGTTACTTCCGAGGCGCTAGAAGAAATGGAAGAGGGGAGTTCATTACTTGGCAATCTTGTTCTTATCGATTACCACTATCTGGATGAAAGTAAGTTTGAAGCGTACAACGAAGCCAAAATGGTTAGCCAATACACGGTCAAAGAAATAGTGTTTAACTGCCCTAATGAAGCGCCTTCAAGCCATCTTTTTAAGTGGCGTAATCTAGTCGGAGTTTTCTACGTTGATGATGAGGTTTCTTTACTGCTCAAAGGTATGGAAAAGATCATGAATGATGAAATGTGGCTATCGCGTAAAGTCGCTCAAGATTATATCGAGCATTTCCGTTGTGCTAATACCGTTACTACATCCCAAGCCTATGCGAATTTAACTAAGCGCGAGAAAGAAATCATGCGTTTACTTGGGCACGGTGCATCCAATATTCAAATTGCAGAAGAGTTGTTTGTCAGTGAAAACACGGTGAAAACGCACTTACACAATATTTTTAAGAAAATTAATGCCAAGAATCGCCTCCAAGCGCTGCTGTGGGCAAACAATAATATTGCTCTAGAAGAGCGGGTTTAGTTGTATTAATAGTTAATTTTCTTTGCCAGGCCAAGCATCAATGCTTGGCCTTTTTTGTTGAAAAATCTTATCGATAAACAACAAATTGCCTAGCATTATTGGATGGTACTTATAGCCTAAACTACGCTTAGTTAAGTGATTGAATAACCATTAGGTGTGGAATGGCAGACAAAGAGCTAATTTCATTGCTCTGGTTGCTAGGGTGTACCTGTATCGCCCTGTTTATGCAGGCAGGTTTTACCTTGATCGAGACAGGCAGTGTGCGTGCCAAGAACTCGGTCAATGTCGCGATGAAAAACCTTGCTGATTTTATTGTCGTGACCGTGGCTTACATCGTATTCGGATATCACTTGAGCCAAGGTGATAGCTTGCTCTCTTTCGAGACGCTAGCTATGGACAATGAGCACTTACCTAAATTGTTATTTAACGTCATGTTTGTGACGACTGCAGCGACGATCGTTTCAGGGTGTGTCGCAGAGCGCATGAGTTACAAAGGTTATATATATACTTCCTTTTTTATCGCAGTTATCACCTATCCTATCGCTTCCTATTGGACTTGGAACCCATACTCTTGGCTTAACTCAAGTGGTTTTTATGATTTTGCTGGTGGCACTACTGTACATGTTGTTGGAGGAATGATCGGCTTGGTAGGAACCATGATTGTCGGGCCGAGAAAAGGCCGTTTTGACAGCAAGTCTGTACGTGAAATCCCTTCTTATAGCCACACACTCGTGACGTTAGGCGTGTTCTTAATGCTGTTTGCTTGGCTTGGCTTTAATGGTGGAAGCTTATATACCTTCGATTTGCGAGTGCCCAAAATACTGTTTAACACTTTAGTGTGCGGTGCTATCGCTGGGTGTACAACTTTGTTTTGGCTACATCATTATCGCCATGTTCCAGTGTTTGTTGTTCTCAATAGTGTTCTTGGCGGTTTGGTGATCGTTACGGCGGGTGCTGACATTATGGCAATGATCGACTTGTTGCTGCTCGGTATGTTTGCTTCAGCGTGCGTCATTTTAGGTGATCGGATGCTAATCAAAGCTAAAATTGATGATCCGGTTGGCGCGATTCCTGTCCACCTATTCTGCGGGGTTGTTGGAACACTGTATGCGGGTTTCAAATTAGGATGGATTGAAAACCAAGACGTCGTTAACCAGTTACTGATGCAAGTTACCGGTTTAGTAATGGTCGCTGGCTGGGCGGCGCTCAATGCCGTGACTATATTCATGCTTCTGAGAAAAATGCACCTAGATCGAGTGACAGAGCGAGAAGAGGAAGTGGGTCTCAACGTTAGTGAACACGGCGTTAGGATGAGTTGGCTCGAAACCGTCAATACCATTGAGCAGATAAGCCAGCATGGAGACTACTCACGTCGAGTTCCGATTGAGTTTGGTACTGAGGCGGGGGATGTGGCGATATCATTCAATAATTTGATGGACCGACTAGAGAGTAACATTGATGTGCTCCATCAGGTTGCTAAAGGAAACCTCGAAGACTTAGACGTGACGCCAAGCAGTGATCGAGACATCATGTCTAACTCACTGAAAACAATGATCCTTGGGTTGCGCTCACTTATTGATGATGTGGAAGGCCAACTACAAAAACAGGCCTCACAGGGTGACCCGCATACTTTACAAGCGTTAATAGAGCGGTTTAAGCGCACGCAAGACCAACTCATGGAAGCGGAAAAAATGTCCGCACTGAGCGGTATGGTGGTAGGCGTGGCCCATGAACTGAATACGCCTTTAGGGGTGTCGGTCACGAGTCTATCTATCTTAAATGAACGCCTTTTTTCAATTCAAAAAAGCTTTCAGGATAAGACGATTTCGCAGGACGATCTCACTGAGTTTCTCTCAGTGGCTAACCAGTGTATGGAGATGCTTATCGCTAACATCAATCGCTCTGTTGAGTTGGTGAGTAAGTTGAAAAGTGTCGACCAGAAAATGACGGTAGAAGAACCCAAGTTGATTGAATTATCGCAACTGTTTAGCGACGTATTAACTCATACTGAGGAGCTGTTCGATGAACACAATATCTCTGCCCGATTAGAGTGCGATGAGAAACTTCGTGTTTACGTTGCGCCGATTTCGTTGGCGTGTGTTATTGAGGAGCTTTTAACCAATAGCGCATTGCATGCATTCTCTGATGAACAGAGCTCCCAACGCGAGGTTAGGCTAGTTGCCAGCCAAGATCATCAACATACTTATATCAGTGTTGAAGACAATGGCAAGGGGATCAGCGAACAAGATCAGACCAAAATATTCCAACCCTTTTTCACGACACTTAGAGCTAGAGGAGGAACAGGGCTAGGGATGCATATGGTTTACAATATTTGCAGTCAAAAACTAGCAGCAAATATTGAACTGGAAAGTACTTTAGGCATGGGGACGAAATTTGTCATTACACTTGAAAACCGAATTGAACCGGAAGGAAGAGCATCTGCATAACTGTAAATGCTCTTTAGATATCGATTAGAATACACAATGCTTGGCGTAACTCGTTGCGTCGTTCGCACTCCAGTCGCCTTTTGGCTTGTCTTCTAAATCACTACACCAGCCTTCACTTCCGACAGCGTCTTGCAGCACACAGTGCTTAGCGTAATCAACAGCGCCTTGGGCATTCCATTCGCTCTTAGGCTTATCTGACATTTCGTCACACCAGGCTTGTGTGCCCACTTCTGTTTGGCAGGCACTTAGCGTTAGCAGCGCAACGAAAGAAAATGCAATTTTTTTCATCTCAATTTCCAAGTCTTCTTAATGCCCCACACTATACCTTAAAAGATCCGCTGCTCTGCTTAATCGAGCGAATAAATATAGAAAATGGCATATCGAAACGTTTCGATGGGTGATCTTAATCACTTTGATAAGAGAATAGTCACTAGCAAAGCGGATCAATTTCACACTCTATAGAATCGAGTCTCGAATTTCTGAAGTGACGGACTATTATGTCATCGAAACGTTTCGATGAGTATTTTCTCAATAACAAGCATGACAGAGAAAATAGAGCTTGCCGTACGATAAACGTATTTTTGAAAGGTCGATG
This window encodes:
- the gcvH gene encoding glycine cleavage system protein GcvH, with amino-acid sequence MDKTLKFADSHEWVRDNGDGTVTIGISEHAQEMLGDVVFVDLPEVEDEIEAGDSFSLVESVKAASDIYAPITGEIVEINEELEDSPELINEEPFEGGWIVKVKMSDASELDNLKDAEEYLNSIEDE
- a CDS encoding serine hydroxymethyltransferase gives rise to the protein MNKPFQNHSLENFFSTNLAATDDAVFAGIQAEFTRQNEQIELIASENIVSKAVMQAQGTCLTNKYAEGYPGRRYYGGCEHVDTVEAIAIERAKQLFKCEYVNVQPHSGAQANGAVKLALLQPGDTILGMSLDAGGHLTHGARPALSGKWFNAVQYGVDRETLEINYEDVRALAVEHKPKMIIAGGSAIPRTIDFAKFREIADEVNAILMVDMAHIAGLIATGAHPSPIPHAHVVTTTTHKTLRGPRGGMILTNHEDIIKKINSAVFPGLQGGPLMHVIAAKAVAFGEALGPEFSTYIDSVINNAKVLAEVLQTRGCDIVTGGTDTHLMLVDLRPKGLKGNKAEEALERAGITCNKNGIPFDSEKPMITSGIRLGTPAGTSRGFGAEEFKLIGNWIGDVLDGLVDNPEGNAEVEQRVRKEVKTLCARFPLYQ
- a CDS encoding helix-turn-helix domain-containing protein → MPEDIYDEYPSLTLAKESLDENIEPLKLGQRIKDIRSKLGITLEEASQRTGLARSTLSKIENEQISPTFQAMQKLALGLQIDMPQLFEPPRKKVATGRRDITKSNQGKPHPTPTYEHELLATQLSNKKMMPFKSQVHARNFEEYGDWVRHDGEEFLLILSGSVMFYSEFYEPVEMNEGDSVYYDANMGHMLISTSEQDAHILWVTAK
- the gcvT gene encoding glycine cleavage system aminomethyltransferase GcvT translates to MTQELLKTPLHALHVEAGAKMVPFAGYDMPVQYKLGVKKEHLHTRDAAGLFDVSHMGQLRLHGEGAAAFLESLVPVDIVDLPQGNQRYAFFTNEQGGIMDDLMVANLGDHLFVVVNAACKEQDINHLEAHLPSGVELEIIDDRALLALQGPKAVDVLKRFNAEVADMLFMDVKKLEILGVECIVSRSGYTGEDGYEISVPNSHAQELAQKLTGEEEVEWIGLGARDSLRLECGLCLYGHDLDTTTTPVEASLLWGIQKIRRAGGEREGGFPGADIILKQIETKDVSRKRVGLVGQTKAPVREGAELFDAEDNKVGVVTSGTAGPNAGKPVSMAYVRADLAAIGTELFADVRGKKLPMTIEKMPFVPQRYYRG
- a CDS encoding S1 family peptidase, which produces MRKISVVLSCLWAAGAYSADISPYIVNGSNISATTHPSFVSLFYDRIDYDGRYGSGPYCGGTLLNSQHVLTAAHCIYSSTGYQLFTSVVPQLQNETDFPNSVLQRVMVSEIYFPSSYNHSTLANDIAILKLASPITAVSSYATLAVPANESNYRQTSPTQVFYAVGHGNTQTNVDASTNLQRTQLQYVPNANCNVYTNANTSANLCMTGAATVVYDNATCQGDSGGPLYWDDSGSFIQVGVTSFGPQTCGDPTITANSVFTEVSDHQAWINSVLSGGETPKVQATEASRNSFLNPSSGGGGSLGLAFLTLLGFVGWRRSK
- a CDS encoding S1 family peptidase, whose protein sequence is MKASIRLVCLLLLTKLSYAVEVTPYIVNGSDVNIVNYPSFASLFFRNGNLYSSSSYCGATMINSQFVLTAAHCIYDDDNLMLYTVVAPQLDDESNFLSNQQAKALEFYYPDTYIDSSAELWPDDIAIIKLETPLAVSNYTSLINTTINNTFSVSDTFKAIGHGLIEGNVSGGTNLLETTLTYVTTSDCQVEYGSKLTSSHLCFSGPISGGYRNSTCNGDSGGPVYWYNGSQYIQIGITSFGPSTCGDTSRNVTSVFTDVHDYQAWISRVINGLETPKVYVATVNGVRTLVKGASSPPVTTTSGDSGGGSTNLLILLYLLLVLLVRFRSIFTMRIFNLCASHK
- a CDS encoding LuxR C-terminal-related transcriptional regulator, encoding MMNNDIYKITLVSDVTMQSKLLKDSLEKGLDLQVTMVTSEALEEMEEGSSLLGNLVLIDYHYLDESKFEAYNEAKMVSQYTVKEIVFNCPNEAPSSHLFKWRNLVGVFYVDDEVSLLLKGMEKIMNDEMWLSRKVAQDYIEHFRCANTVTTSQAYANLTKREKEIMRLLGHGASNIQIAEELFVSENTVKTHLHNIFKKINAKNRLQALLWANNNIALEERV
- a CDS encoding ATP-binding protein, coding for MADKELISLLWLLGCTCIALFMQAGFTLIETGSVRAKNSVNVAMKNLADFIVVTVAYIVFGYHLSQGDSLLSFETLAMDNEHLPKLLFNVMFVTTAATIVSGCVAERMSYKGYIYTSFFIAVITYPIASYWTWNPYSWLNSSGFYDFAGGTTVHVVGGMIGLVGTMIVGPRKGRFDSKSVREIPSYSHTLVTLGVFLMLFAWLGFNGGSLYTFDLRVPKILFNTLVCGAIAGCTTLFWLHHYRHVPVFVVLNSVLGGLVIVTAGADIMAMIDLLLLGMFASACVILGDRMLIKAKIDDPVGAIPVHLFCGVVGTLYAGFKLGWIENQDVVNQLLMQVTGLVMVAGWAALNAVTIFMLLRKMHLDRVTEREEEVGLNVSEHGVRMSWLETVNTIEQISQHGDYSRRVPIEFGTEAGDVAISFNNLMDRLESNIDVLHQVAKGNLEDLDVTPSSDRDIMSNSLKTMILGLRSLIDDVEGQLQKQASQGDPHTLQALIERFKRTQDQLMEAEKMSALSGMVVGVAHELNTPLGVSVTSLSILNERLFSIQKSFQDKTISQDDLTEFLSVANQCMEMLIANINRSVELVSKLKSVDQKMTVEEPKLIELSQLFSDVLTHTEELFDEHNISARLECDEKLRVYVAPISLACVIEELLTNSALHAFSDEQSSQREVRLVASQDHQHTYISVEDNGKGISEQDQTKIFQPFFTTLRARGGTGLGMHMVYNICSQKLAANIELESTLGMGTKFVITLENRIEPEGRASA
- a CDS encoding DUF3012 domain-containing protein, whose translation is MKKIAFSFVALLTLSACQTEVGTQAWCDEMSDKPKSEWNAQGAVDYAKHCVLQDAVGSEGWCSDLEDKPKGDWSANDATSYAKHCVF